The nucleotide window GAAGATTGCTAAGCTTTGGTTCCCCTTGCCAAGTTCTTCTGTGACGTAGTCGGTCAGGGTATGTACCGCATTTGCTGTGGATAATTTAGATCTAAAGCCGAATTGCATAGGTGATAGTAAACCGTGTTTTTCCAAGTAGTTGACTAGTCTAGTGTTAATAATTTTTTCTAGTACTTTGGATATCGAAGGAAGTATTGATATTGGTCTATAATTACTTATTTGATCTTTGTTTCCTGATTTGAAAATAGGGATTACTACTGCTTTTTTTAGAAATTCAGGAAATACACCATCTGAGAGGCATAGACGAAATATATACGTTAAGGGGGGCACCAGAATATGCTTGaacctttttaatattttattgcttataTTATCCCAGCCAACTGCAGTATCATCTTTCAGTCCTGAAATAATTCGCGTGATTTCGTGTGTATCAGGGTCAAGCATACCAAAAGATTTATCACTCGTGGTTAAGTGTTGAATGCGCGATGCTTGTATGACCGTTGAATGTGGGATCTGCTCAGCAAGGATTTTCCCCACGTTTACAAAATAGTTATTTACATTGTTAGCTGACAAAAGCGGTGAAGTATCATGAAACAGTAAACTTGAGATTGATTCACGCTGTTTTGATAAATAAGTGACGTTTTTTATGTGTTGCCATAATGATTTGGTATTGGTACCTGCTTTctgcaattcatttttatcgTAGTTAGTTTTTAGTCGTTTTAAGAGGTTGTTGCAAAAATTTCGATACCTCTTATATGTTATTTGGAGTATTAAATTATCAGGTGATCGCTTTGTTCTTTGATGAAGTTTGTCCCTGTGTCTAATACAACGGATGAGTCCAGGTGTGATCCAAGGTTTGATATTCtgcagttttttattgtttgtcatAATAGTCGTATTGTGTAATATAGCTTGCTggacattttttattaagtacgatAAAGATGAATTTGCGTCATCAGCATTATAAATTGGACTAAAATCAATGCTGCGTAAATCATTTTCAAGattgtttatgtttaatttagtttttgtctGTGTTCGATTTAGCTTAGGGGGCATTAAATCTAGTGTTAGTAGGACAGCATGATGATCGGTAATCGTTGAATTAGTAACAAGTGTTATGTAATGTAAACTAGATTTAATCATCATATGATCTAAGCAAGAGCCACTCTGATGTGTGGGCAGAGTATGAGCAGGTAGGAACCCTAGGTATGAGCAAAGGTTAAGGTAGTTTTGTGTTCCGACATCACAGTTGTTAGAGCCTATGTTGATATTTAGATCACCGGTTAGTATAATGTTTTTGAATGGAATTAATGCTTCACAAGTCTGGTTTAAAGAATAAAGGAAGGGATCCAGGTTTTTAAAGGAAGGGGATCTATATATAGCTAAAATTGCTGTAGTACttcctatttttataactaagcaGTTACAGTCTTCAAGGTCTGGTTCTTCGACAGTGATCTGTAGCGATTCCTTGGCGTAAACTACGACGCCGTCGTTTtggttataactttttttactaTAGAAAGAGTGATATCCGGGAATAAAAGGGAGATTTCCATTTCTGTTTGATAACCAGCATTCGGTTAGCACTATTATATCACAAGTCAGGTTAAGGGTATGCAGGAAGGTATTGAAACTGTCTATATTCTTATATATACTACGAATATTTTGGGTTAGTACTGTTAATGAGCTTTGAAAGTCAGAGAGATATTGTTTGCAGTCCTCAACATTGCATGCTTTGGTCATAGTTGAAAAACTATTATCTATTTCCATAATTAAACTATccatattataataatacttaaacGTTAAGTTCTAAAGTGGTTAAATATTATGTGACGCTCTCAGGCGCCTTCATAGTCGATTGAGTTGATGTATCTAAATTCGGCAGCTTTTCTAGCCGGGCAATCGATATCTCCGGTTTTATGATTACCTGGTTTTTTGAAGCGTAGGCACGTAGCGCATCTTGGAGAATCATTTTTCTTAGTGCACTCCTTGATTGAATGTCCCTCTTCACCACAGTGTCCGCAAACCGGGGCAGTATTTTTGCATGTCTTAGCCGCGTGACCGTACTGCTGACAGATGTAACATCTAGTTATTAATGTGAAGTCTCTTACCTGGCAGGATGTCCAGTTTATAAAGACTCGATCTTGGGTGATGAGGGCTTTTCGTATGACCGCTGATACTTCTAAGATCAAGTTATGATTATCTGTATCTCTTCTGCCAGATTTGTGGCTTAGCTTTATTGAGGACAAAAATGTTTCTCTGGACATGGATGGGACTTTATCGACTACGTTTTGTTCAAAGATGCAGTTGTATACTTCACTTTCTGCCATTGATGAGGGAACTCCTATTATTATTATGCGGGGCTTCCGCTTTTGTGGTTCGTTGACGGTGAGGCCTGAGTTTGCATGCTGGACAGTGTGCTTTAGTTTTTCGAGGTCATCCTTGGTCTCAGTGCTGATAATCACGCCGCCATTTCGGACTTTACGGACTCCTCGGACTTTCAGCTTCATTTCTTCAGGGCACACGATTTTCTGGACCAGGTTTCTAGTTTCATCGCTCGTCTTTGAGTTATCGCTCGGATAAATCGCCAATGCGCTATGTTTAATTGGACGAACGAAGCTGTTGGACCCTTTCTTCACCATATCCGCAAAGGAAGTGCTTTCAGAAATTGGTTTTGTACAGGACTCTTTTATTGCATTCTTGATTTCTGCAGCTAGTGTATCTGTCAGGGCTTGTTTTTCGTTCAGGGCTTGGAGAGAGTGATGCGTTTGTACGGCCTTTTGTTTTAGGGACTGGTACTGAAGGACTAGATGAGCTACATTATTTCCCACTTTTCGGCAGAGGTTACTCACTCTTAATTTTTGTTCTGAGTTAAGCTTGCCTTCGGAAGTAATAATGCAGACCTCGTTTAGGCTTTGTTCAATGTACCCCATCCAGTTGTGCAATTCAGGCGTTGAGATGATCTCCACTTTCTCTATTGGCTCTCGGCCGGGGGATTGGGCTGGTGTTGGTGTCGGTGGTGGAGAGCGGCGCGTTAGCCCGCTTCGGTTGAAGGGGCTGCTATCCATTATGATTTTGTGTAAAGTCACTTCTTGTCCATTCTTTGAAGTTCACTCAATTTAAACACTCAAACATTAGATGTACTAGAATATGTAGGAGGTATGTACATTTATAAGTTCGCTTAGTCACTAAAGTAGGCCACGATTAAAAATTgtcaatttatgtaaaaaatatttacgctaACGAGCACGACTGTATGCGTCTACGACACATCTCTATCTCCTCCTtaatggagtacataaggaggaATGCATGTTATTCTACACTAGTTGTTTTACCATGGTTACACTCCCGTCCTGGAGATATGTAGTTATGTATGTTACTCGAaaaatagtgtagcttttcaatagtgaatgaatttttcaaatcgtttctgTAGAGCCTTTTGGACGaacaaaaaaaagaatgttttcttttacctagtcatttatttattttcaaacatatattttacatttttaaatattaaatataaaaataaaaaacatttaaaaatataaaaaatgcttgtgcactataatgtcttgcgcagctggctgatctccttatatgaggacagccgctgtggccgaaatcggccttggacgtatTATTATAGAATAGCTTTtgcttcgttcgcgtggaatagtgacttccggcagatttttggtttaacCATTAGATTGCGCTGTATGttcggaataaattttatttttggtaataaaaactatccatgtcctttctcaagttccaaactatgtccgtgccaaatttcacacaaattggttctgtagtttagtcgtgaagaaaagacagataGACAtacttactttcgcatttataataccaGTTTGTATTTAAAATCCTGAATCCGCTTATTTCCTTACTTAATTCCCAGGCTATCATGCAAGTGGTGCGTGTCCGTCCTGCCGTCGACGGGCGCGTGGTACACGCACGCGACGCGCGCGCACGGCGTGGCGCACGAGGAGGCGCGCAACTCGCTCGTCGTCATGGTGGAGGCCCACGCCGTGCTCACGCTCGCCGAGCCCAACGTCACGCAGCTGCTCGTCTGAGCTCAGGTATGGTATATCTAGCTAGCTAGACCATCCCCACATATAGGCACGGATTGTCAAAGAAGTCcttaaggagtgacttaagtaaccattaaatgtctaaGTACGGGGATAAGTGTATCTGTGGTTGCATTGATGACGcatatttatagattttatgaGTTTATTTGGGACAAAGTTTTTGAGATTGATTTGGTCTCAAAGTCGAAGAAATGTTTTTTAAGCATTaagcattttatgtttaaaaaacatttattctttCATTCGTATtgttaaaattgcaaaaaggaaattaataacaaatgaaTTTAAACTTCCATTGTCGTTCTTATAGaagtaatgtatgtatgtgacAGAATTtacaacatattatatttatgccAATTGTACTTTtgttaattctatttttatgaTCAAGCTGACACTGGCATAATATGTGTTTCATTTGACTTGTTCTCAAgattcttttttgttattttgagcaTTAATGCATATAGCCACAGACTTAGATAAATATAGAGACGACAAGGTAATGTTTGTTAATTTCTTATCTTCATTGTCACACCACAGTCCTTTGTCAATCGTGCTAGATTTTTGTATCGATATGAGTGTTGATTCATTTCCAATAGTTTTTCTACTATGTTAATGTAAAAATGTCACATTCTAGCACAGTAACttattgtaagtttttttttattgcacagTGAGATAACTTCTGGTCTTCTTTTTGTCATAAAGTAGCATAATATAAGTACCTTACGGCCAGTCCAAGCATTGTTTGACAGTTAAATGGTCAGTAATATACACTTGTTTTATTTCTGCACTAATTTTAAGTAATGGTAACTTTTTGTCTCTGGTTTTTCCATAGTGAGCGGggttgttttttaaatttttaatttactgtaTGTTTATGGAAATGGAATGTTGAGGTATTTCAAGAACAATAATGTAGTTGCGATTTTAATTTGCCTTTCATCAGTCACATTGGATTATTTGTTAATCTGGTTGACCACAGACTTATAAATGTTTAGACAACAATTTTGAATTTACTTTTGTATGTTCTGTGTCACtcagtataaaaaaaatttgaaaggcatattaaaatattaaggtTAACTTTTCTAATTatctatattttgtttgtatttattgtttaaattattgtaataggtATGTGATGATCTCAAAGTTATGAAGTCACGGTTTTCTAGTATCGTAAGCGCCATAataaattgcttaaaaataaatattttacgtacATTTTTGTATTCTAAGTCACTATTTGCACCGGATTTAgtactaaattataatatttggaaaaaaatattaaattaggtcTAGTATAACTTTAATCTTCGACATTGCTAGTTTATGATACAAGCCAGTCAATGATTCTTAATCAAAGCTGTTTGGCTAAACCCTAACGAAAGGTTTGAAGCAGTATAATTAGGAATACCCATTAAATGGAAACATAATGTAAAGTCCCGATACCGCAAAATCGATATAGTTTCTGAGAATTAAGTTCTCATTGCTAAGAAAGGTTCCGTAGCATTTTCCTGCTGCAATTTAAGCAATTCTAAAAACTTGATGACGTACTAATTTggctcataaaaatatttgaaatactcCGAATATCATCGCATCGGGGGTTTTTGTACGGTCAAGTTATTTTCCAACGTAAGTGGGAGAGATGGATCGGGAAATATTTAAGCATAAAATGGTTTTTAAGCGGTAtcggtacaaaataaaaaaagtttttcacaCTTGAACTATCTATTACATTTGTAACACATTGACTGAATTCATAGAGCTTAAGGTTTAATATAGAACGTAATAAatacttgatatttttataacccTTTTAATGTATTTCACTAATTTAATAACTAGCTTTAAGTCAATTAATATTCGGCAATAACTATAGGATGTGATTTCAAGAGATTAGCGAGAGAATTTCGGAAATTTAATATTCGATTAGAAATTATGTGTGGCctaaatttaaaaagaaaatatatatggaaatgagattaaaaataaaaaagtagaagTATATTTTGGTACTTTATTGTATTAACTATATTTGTTCCAAGTGATTTTATAATGTAAGGCAGTTGTATGTGGTCggaaaaattgaaatattttgtggtGTGTTTCGTACTAAAATGAAGCGATTTCACGAGCAACTCTTGgtaaacaattttctttgtcACTGTACATCTTAAAACGGcctaggttttatttttagtcgTAACAACGAcctttaaattaacattaacacttattaataataatgtccacattaaaaatataattatttaaaaaaatgctacaGTGTAGTTGCAAAATTAAGGATGGTTCCAAAAGCAAGGAACaattacatatttgtttaaatataaataaaagtttaaataaacatatcacACTGTACAAATTATTCGATCGAGCTTTTAAAGTAATAACAGTGAGCTTATAAGCATAATGAAACATACCTACtgtatctatttatttgttagttcttataattatgtatatgagCGATACATTTAATCACTTATCTAACGTTAAACCTTCTTTCTTACATTTACTACTTAATTTACtcactttttaaataatttttaatttcaagcATAATACTTCTAATGTTTTACTATGTAGTAATAACGTGATATTTAATAAATCGTCGATGTATCGCTCATCAATAAATGCTATCAAACCTTCATGGACCATTCAACTTGTCTGTGGTAGTAATCATGTCACCACAATCTAGTTTATAAGCAAATATAATAAGTTACCAAAGCAATTTCGGATAAGGTTATTCTAAGATTAATATAAaacttgatatatttttttacgatgtGATGAAACCATAAAATGTGTTAAATGAACACAGAGTTTCGCCATAATTCGCTTTAAGATCatcttttgtatttaatatactTAACTCTATTgagatataaattatattatttagaaattaacaaaaatcttaTGACTTACGTAAAATTATGGCTTTAAAAacttaactgtcaaaaacaatactaatattgtatgccataataaaataataaatgtatgcgGACTTCCAATGCAATGgagattaaatatattttttacgaaattttatttgttttcttataaATCTGTAACGGTTCCCTCCACTGTGATTCCGGGCGCTAACTCCACTTTttcattttcaactttattatcGTCTTGACAAATCATATCAGTTTGTGAGTCCCTCTTCTTCAATGCAGCAATGATAAGGTCCTTTGAGTTCTGTCGAATCATTTCTCTGCTCACAGACCGGGGTAGAGGCGAATTGTCTCTGTATGGTGGAGGCGTCTCTGTCGCCATTCTGGTTGGAGGCGGCGTTGGCGCAGGACGCTTACCTGGAGGAGTTGGAGGCGGCTTACCAGGAGGAGGCGTCGGCGCCGGATATTTAGGAGCAGCCGGTGGCTTAGCCTTGCTCGGCGATATAATATGCTTCGACACCGTCTGCCTCTCCTCTAAATCATTATTCAACTCATTAGACCTCTTCATAGAAGCCCTATTACGAGGAGTTTTCTTCAACATTGCTTGGAAATTGAACGGAGGATCGTCCTCGTTCATATCGTTAGTAGATTTAGCCATTGCTTGCAGTTCCATTATCGGATCTTGGGCTTCGTTGTCAATAGCGTAAAGACTTCTGGTGTAACTCGACTTTCGCAGTTTGGGCGCTGCGTCTTCAAGAATGTCCGTGTCATCACGTACTCCGGCCCAGGGTTCTGGTGGTTGGTAGTAGCTGTGTGGAGCTTGGCTGGGTTTCTTCTTGTATACTGCAGGTCTATTGGCAGGTCCGTCTTTTCGCGCAGATTTTGCTGTGGATGGTTTGTCTGGCTCGTCGGGCGGGAGGACGGGGACCGGTTGAGTAGGGTCTCTGCAGAATGGCACTGTGATGAGCGTCTGTGTGCTCGCCGAAGTTTTACTGGCGTCGGTTTGTGCTGAACTAAATCGACGTTTCAACGGTTCGTCCCACTGCTCGTGGTCGGAATCATATTGACTGGCAAATGTGTCGCTACAAGAAGAAATTGGATATGTTAATCATTTAATATTGCAAGTTCACTATCTCATTGTGAATGGATACGTTTTATAGATACGGCTAAATTCAGAAGTCTTAGTAGGTTTGTTGTTCTTGATATTTATGTAAGGAAAGGTCCAAAATACTCACTTGCTCTTAGCAGAAGGATCGCACATATACGAAGTATCGTAATACTGAAGTTGGTCGATTCTGAATGGAAGTTTCCAAACTGTAGGAGGCCCGGAGCCGAGGAAGTCGCTTTCTTTAGAATGTGGGTCTACACGGTCAAGCAGGACCGAAGTGCTCGTGTTAAGCAGTGCCTCCAAAACTGCTTGGTTGTAGATATGCACCTGGAGAAAGATGACAGGACATAATAATTGCCTttcttttttaagaaatatctaGGTGTGCTTATAGCACACCCTTGTTACAATATGGCCGTGTTATGGAGcaattttggaaaaaaactgCGCGACCCCATAATCATACCAACATTCGAGTTACGTTTGCGCCCAAAATTTTAACGAGGTAAACCACAAAAAGGCTAGATAGAAGCCTTTTGTAATAGAAGTTGTATTTGATGAACATGAGATAAATGACGCAACAACTAAAAAAGTGTTCTCGTTTTATTCAAGTGACTTACCCGGTTGTATCAgtgggaataaaataaaaacgttattaAAAAGCAAGTTGGGATGCGGCGTgtgtttattgatatttaaattgaTGACAGTAACTCTTATGGATTCAGGTTGCCTAgctaaaaatactattttaaaaccaaaaacagATCCTAGCTCTTCTAttcttagaaaactttataatcTTGGTTTAGTAACAAGATGTAAAGAGTATTGTGACTATAGTCTCGAATACCACCCGTGCTTTTTACGTGAACCCATAGACGAAAGTCTAGAAAAAACGTAGTTGACTCCACACTTGTCAACAGCCTTTATCATAGAACTATCACCATTTAATTCTTCGTACTTGACAGTGTGTTCTGACATCTCAGACACACTTCGCACAATCTTTCTCAGGCATTTTCTAGGCATCTACAAAGTCAGACAAATATGAACTCATGTTACAACCATACTACTGAAAAACTGGTACAACTGTACCCATCCTCCCCTTCTCACGAAAATAATCTACACTACTGCCATCTACACTACAGGGGGGATGAACcagtacattttaataaatgctAAAGTCTGTTACCTGCTGAGAAAAATGCACTAGATCCTGGTATCGTACTGCACGATATTGTAACAATACTTGGAATATAGAACGGCTTTTCCATCTCATGGCGAACCTCTTTAGGAATGATGCCGTTTCTTCATCAATTTGTCCCGTGCTTTTGTTTATGAGGGGTCCATATGCTTTGCGGACTATATAACCACGGTAAGCTGTAAGAATGAAATTAGGGGGTGTATTTGTTTTGCATTAATTGAGTTTACAGTTTTTCAGAAGGTTCCATTGAAGACGCTGATGAAAATATGGTTAATGAGAAATACAGTTCTACTGAATATGGCTACGTTTGCCTTTGACACAGCAACCAAAATAGCTCTGCCGACTATGATGATCATCAATTCAAAAGTTGAAGGTAAGAATAATTTCCTAAATATTGGATTTAGTTACCTTTTTGTATCAATAACGCAGCTTCGTCTTCTGTTACGTTCATTGATTGTTGCTTTTTGAGTTCCTTTACTGAAAGCAGAAATTAGATTACACGTCACTACCATACCTAGGTACCTTCCAGAAATTTTTGGTATTGAGGATGACTTGTACTTACTGTGACGCATTTTAGACTTATCCTTGTTAGCTTTTCTTCTCGCCAAGAATGCTCGCATCATGCAttgaacttttattattttcttcacttGCGTTTCATAGAGCctgaaacaaatataacaatagCCTTAAAATTCTCCTTTTATCAGATATACAGATATTTATCTATCTTCAGTGCCTTTATTTACCTTGATAAGAATTCTTCGTTGTAatacttcaaaaatactttagaTTTTCCCAGCACCCAGCCTTCCATCTTCAGACGAATCATTAACAACCTGCAGTTTTCTTTTGTCACTTCCacgttttcatcaaaatcgaaTGCCAGGAAACGGTACctaaatgaaaaatacattatattaacTTCCACACATTGCTTTCTCTTTAAaatcaagtattttttaaagctttgaAGACTCACCTTCGAATGAACTCTGCAAATGGTATGCGACTAGAAAATCCGCTCTGTCGTGCTTTTGCTGTGTCCAAAATCGCCAAGGCTCTCAGTTGCTGCCTCACTACTTCAGTTTGGAATCCTCTAGGATTATCGTTCAAATCAGCTCTGATACATCGAACGTAGTTGGTGCCCCCACTGCCAGGACCTATGGAAAGTTGCTTCAGGATCTCTAAGCTGGTGGCTCTGTATGTCGCAGCAGCAGTCCTCATTCGGTGTACTTGAGAATATTGACCTTTTGATACCGTGTTGTATTTCTGAAAGTAATAGATTGTTTATTGTCAAATCCAAATGGTACAAGAATTTTTCGGTCATCAAAAAGAATATTTCATTTTGCCACTTACCCTGGCTTTCAGATTTTCCATCTCTTTTTCAGATTTAGACCTTGCTACAGTAACTTTTGGCTGGCCAGATGACACGGTCAAGTTGCCAGTTTTGGTCAATTTATTCCTGAATAGCTGTTGAACAGTAACATTCGTCGAAGCCCGCATGGTTTCTATCATTTCTGGAGGTAGGAAATCTTTGTTTTTATCCGCCATTTCTCTGCAATCGTAGTTTACTTTTCCTGTATAATGGGCCACACTGAATTCATGGCTGCCTGACAGTTTGATGTATGGTCCCTTGCAAGTCGTTCTTATTGTGCCTGAAGAGAATATTtcaagattttagttttaatttcgcttcaatatatttttcagacaataatttttaagtttacttACTCATAATAAATTCCTGGCCACTACCCGTGCGGCTGGCCTcatctaaaatataaaacagtccAAGTGGTCTTCCCATTAGTTGATCTACTGAATTCTTGTTATCATAGAAATGTAATGATACCACTGGAACCTCTTCCTCTGCTGTCTCTTGCATTTCCCACGCAAACATCCTCTGGTTGTATAGAAACTGTATTTGTTCGTTCGTTGTGTTAACAATCAGTTGTTCCAGTTTATTCCTGTGGTAGCATTCAAACCCAAACATGTCGAGCAAGCTTACTGAATATTTGTCGCcgctgaaacaaaaaataaatcatacaaaTCCGTAGCAGGTCCAACAGTGagtataacaaataatattacttacaatacaGATCGCATGAATGAAAGTTTAGAATTTATCAGATTGATCATCCAGTCTATTAGTCGTTTGTACAGTGCACTTGCTAACGTATCCCTTGCATCCCTCGCTTCATCAGTAGAATGTCTCCTTTTCACAGCTGTTCCACTTTCTATTAGACAGTAATTAAGCAATGCCCACAGAAATTTAATTTCTTCTAAAGATAACAGTTTAGCAACTTTCTTCGCTTCATCAGGATTTTCTATTTCTGCTATACCGCTTTTACCATCTTTGAACCTAACATTACCTAATACGAGAATAGCTGCCAACACTGTTTCAAAGAAAGTAATGTCTTCCACTTCCCAGTCCAGACTTTTGAGATTTTCAATAAATTCTTTGTATAATGTGACGTTGTTCTCTGAATTCTCTCTTACTCCCTTTGTGCCTTTTGTTGGCTCATCAAGAATCCTCAAATACCGATGTTTCCTGTTTTTCTCTAGACAAAGTTCTTCAGTGCGATCAGCAGCTTCCATAGCGTCGTAGAAGTAGTACAATAGATCAAAGTTGGCTTGAGACCTGAAAcacttatttaacttttatttctatCAGATAAATGTTATACCAAAATACATTATCTACTTACATGTCAGTTGACGAGACGCGCCATTTCTCTAGTTGATAAAGCCAGAATATAGCGCCGCTTAGTTTACCAGAACTGCCGTAAGTGACTTGTATTTGGAAGATTCCTCTGGTAGAATGTGCATTTAGTGGTGTTGCCCCAGTGATAGCTGCTTGTATGACTTTAGTGGCCTTCTGTATCCTCTCAGCTGTATTATTTTTCATGGCACCTAAGTAAGTGAGATGAGATAGTGCATGCAGCATGTTTGTAGTCTTGCCAGATTTACATTCACCAGAAAATACGACGTGTTGGGGCTCGTTGTGATGTAGGGCGTCTTGATAAGCGCTGTCTGCTACCGCAAAAATGTGAGGTTCGTTATCCGATCTTGatttacattcatattttttgtggtactgaaaatgtaaatgtaaattatatataaTCAAACAACTAATTGGATTGATTGAATTACTTCAATTAGTTATCTACATTTACTCACAGATTCGTTATAAATGTCGTCAGTAACATTCGGATTGAGAATAAGAAGGACATCTCCGATAAATGATGTAAATGACCCTTTTACTAATTTAGTTTGCAACTCAGCAAGTATATTGTCCTCTGTTAATTTTTCCAATGCGGCCAAATCTTCTACTTGCATGGTTTCTGGGTCGCTAACACCCTGTATTGTTAGAAGGCCATCCTTGATCATTCTTTCAGGAACTTTCTCttctaaaactttatttttcatgtcTGCTGCTAGTACTTTTAATTCTGTGGTTAACTGtcggaaaaaaatacataacattagTTATGTAATAGCGAGTCATAGTATAATAACGaggtaacttaaaataaacttacatgGAAATCATTTTCTGGAACCGATTGTATGAAAGGATGCTCTTCTAACTCCATCATATAGGGTCGATGTTCAGGATTTTTTTCAAGGCATCTGTAAAAATACATCAATATGTATGgttttgaattgaaaaatgaGTTGAGTAGAGTTTGTTATTAATACTCACTCGGTGATGAAATCATTAATATCATTGGACCACATAGCTGGTTTCATTAGACCCGGTGGCGGGTTCCGAACAATTTGAAAAAGCGCTCTTGTTGGATGCATGTCTT belongs to Helicoverpa armigera isolate CAAS_96S chromosome 6, ASM3070526v1, whole genome shotgun sequence and includes:
- the LOC126053504 gene encoding neither inactivation nor afterpotential protein C codes for the protein MKDGLNVSSLPSPFDRYKLEGKLGAGIFGEVYRASDSQAAGKNVAVKIQTYIDENEDHIQEEYKILRDFTKHANLIDFYGVFCEKSEGVKKIWFVLELCECGSVIDIVRKLKAVDRKMSEEHIAYILKYTIKALVYLHENKVIHRNIRCSNILITKDGEVKLSDFGLSCKLNGTLDTSKTNIGSPSWMAPEVVTCGEEGYGNRIDVWALGITTIEMADGKAPFQDMHPTRALFQIVRNPPPGLMKPAMWSNDINDFITECLEKNPEHRPYMMELEEHPFIQSVPENDFHLTTELKVLAADMKNKVLEEKVPERMIKDGLLTIQGVSDPETMQVEDLAALEKLTEDNILAELQTKLVKGSFTSFIGDVLLILNPNVTDDIYNESYHKKYECKSRSDNEPHIFAVADSAYQDALHHNEPQHVVFSGECKSGKTTNMLHALSHLTYLGAMKNNTAERIQKATKVIQAAITGATPLNAHSTRGIFQIQVTYGSSGKLSGAIFWLYQLEKWRVSSTDMSQANFDLLYYFYDAMEAADRTEELCLEKNRKHRYLRILDEPTKGTKGVRENSENNVTLYKEFIENLKSLDWEVEDITFFETVLAAILVLGNVRFKDGKSGIAEIENPDEAKKVAKLLSLEEIKFLWALLNYCLIESGTAVKRRHSTDEARDARDTLASALYKRLIDWMINLINSKLSFMRSVFGDKYSVSLLDMFGFECYHRNKLEQLIVNTTNEQIQFLYNQRMFAWEMQETAEEEVPVVSLHFYDNKNSVDQLMGRPLGLFYILDEASRTGSGQEFIMSTIRTTCKGPYIKLSGSHEFSVAHYTGKVNYDCREMADKNKDFLPPEMIETMRASTNVTVQQLFRNKLTKTGNLTVSSGQPKVTVARSKSEKEMENLKARKYNTVSKGQYSQVHRMRTAAATYRATSLEILKQLSIGPGSGGTNYVRCIRADLNDNPRGFQTEVVRQQLRALAILDTAKARQSGFSSRIPFAEFIRRYRFLAFDFDENVEVTKENCRLLMIRLKMEGWVLGKSKVFLKYYNEEFLSRLYETQVKKIIKVQCMMRAFLARRKANKDKSKMRHIKELKKQQSMNVTEDEAALLIQKAYRGYIVRKAYGPLINKSTGQIDEETASFLKRFAMRWKSRSIFQVLLQYRAVRYQDLVHFSQQVHIYNQAVLEALLNTSTSVLLDRVDPHSKESDFLGSGPPTVWKLPFRIDQLQYYDTSYMCDPSAKSNDTFASQYDSDHEQWDEPLKRRFSSAQTDASKTSASTQTLITVPFCRDPTQPVPVLPPDEPDKPSTAKSARKDGPANRPAVYKKKPSQAPHSYYQPPEPWAGVRDDTDILEDAAPKLRKSSYTRSLYAIDNEAQDPIMELQAMAKSTNDMNEDDPPFNFQAMLKKTPRNRASMKRSNELNNDLEERQTVSKHIISPSKAKPPAAPKYPAPTPPPGKPPPTPPGKRPAPTPPPTRMATETPPPYRDNSPLPRSVSREMIRQNSKDLIIAALKKRDSQTDMICQDDNKVENEKVELAPGITVEGTVTDL